From one Candidatus Poribacteria bacterium genomic stretch:
- a CDS encoding phytanoyl-CoA dioxygenase family protein: protein MQLTDKQVQQFHEEGYLIFESLIHGEKLKAYQDLFDDLVERSLALPVDGPHWTFEFGEDHKPIPGFLHKIQGVCVVEPKVLDLAQETAILDRVQTLVGPDIDVFGTKFFPKLPNGGTSVHWHQDNYYFGTNTDRIVSCGIYLQDADRENGCLRVVPKSHLSQEIVEHHRRQGAHGSWTEVDESKALDVEVPGGTVVFFSSNLLHGTYENRSNRPRYSTAWHYIPADLPLDRFPRGGYEDRHIVRGN, encoded by the coding sequence ATGCAATTAACAGACAAACAGGTGCAGCAATTTCATGAAGAAGGCTATTTGATTTTTGAAAGTTTAATCCACGGTGAAAAACTCAAGGCTTATCAGGATCTCTTCGATGATCTAGTTGAGCGCAGCCTCGCCCTCCCAGTTGACGGTCCACACTGGACCTTTGAATTCGGCGAAGATCACAAGCCGATTCCAGGATTCTTACACAAAATTCAGGGTGTATGCGTCGTTGAGCCGAAGGTCCTAGATCTCGCCCAAGAAACGGCAATCCTTGACCGAGTCCAAACACTCGTCGGTCCCGACATCGACGTATTCGGCACCAAATTCTTTCCCAAACTGCCGAATGGCGGCACCTCGGTGCACTGGCATCAGGATAACTACTACTTCGGCACAAACACAGACCGAATTGTTAGTTGCGGTATTTACCTTCAGGACGCTGACCGTGAGAATGGTTGTTTGAGAGTGGTTCCGAAAAGCCACCTGTCCCAAGAGATTGTGGAGCATCACCGAAGGCAGGGGGCACACGGAAGTTGGACCGAAGTAGATGAATCGAAAGCCCTCGATGTAGAGGTGCCCGGTGGCACGGTGGTCTTCTTCTCATCGAATCTTCTCCACGGAACCTACGAGAATCGCAGTAACCGCCCTCGCTACAGCACCGCTTGGCACTATATCCCCGCTGATCTGCCTCTAGACCGGTTCCCACGCGGCGGTTACGAAGATCGGCACATTGTTCGCGGAAATTAA
- a CDS encoding phytanoyl-CoA dioxygenase family protein: MLSHSEIESFLQDGYVIRRDVLSQTDIETYRAAVDSILHKCRVEKAHQYLRYVNGEQDDIWGVNHIFHPSIREAALVESLAHPQILDVIESLIGTRLRYHLCTLLVSPERKPYHINWHRDSTRDGEVPREQLIAKLKGGVQLNGALYDDETLTIVPGSHRREFTDTERHILRNSPKTDMPNQMAVQLKAGDIVFYNSSLIHKGYNRSGAIRQTLHYALVAAPPEGEPPNPDSPTSQEWLNDPAFLESLNPRIKPLFDNWLKYG; encoded by the coding sequence ATGCTCAGTCACTCTGAAATAGAATCATTCCTTCAAGACGGCTATGTTATCCGCAGAGACGTATTATCTCAAACGGATATCGAAACATATCGCGCCGCTGTCGATTCCATCCTGCACAAATGCCGCGTCGAAAAGGCACATCAATACTTGCGCTACGTCAACGGCGAACAAGATGACATCTGGGGCGTAAACCACATCTTTCATCCAAGCATCAGAGAAGCAGCCCTCGTCGAATCGCTTGCACATCCCCAGATTTTGGACGTAATCGAAAGCCTAATTGGGACGCGGTTGCGCTATCATCTGTGCACACTGTTGGTCAGTCCGGAACGCAAGCCATATCATATCAACTGGCATCGGGATTCAACAAGAGATGGCGAGGTGCCTCGCGAACAACTGATAGCAAAACTCAAGGGCGGCGTCCAACTGAATGGCGCGTTATACGATGATGAAACCCTCACCATCGTCCCGGGCAGCCACCGACGGGAATTCACCGACACCGAACGACATATCCTACGGAATTCGCCCAAAACTGACATGCCCAACCAAATGGCTGTCCAACTAAAGGCGGGTGATATTGTTTTCTACAACTCCAGCCTGATCCACAAAGGATATAACCGGTCAGGGGCAATCCGCCAGACACTACATTACGCACTTGTGGCTGCACCGCCCGAAGGCGAACCGCCCAACCCGGATAGCCCTACGAGTCAGGAGTGGTTAAACGATCCAGCGTTCCTTGAAAGTCTCAACCCGCGAATCAAACCGCTTTTTGATAACTGGTTAAAATACGGATAA
- a CDS encoding acetamidase/formamidase family protein — translation MATHNFEPTVYHVAIGAHEPVLHIDSGDTVITTTVDAGGVDAAGETVTEGGNPQTGPFYINGAAPGDTLAVHFDRLVPNRKMGRTSTVIAPHVLDAQYVASDLPENGRGDWEIDLDKWTATLVSPETSLGRLTLPLEPMAGCFGVAPPRKQAISTATSSTHGGNMDYRGFCEGVTVYLPVFVDGALFHIGDGHAVQGDGEIVGTGIEISFDVQFTVNVIKGKEIGWPRAENDDYILTAGNARPLDQCVQHATTEMVRWLNELGLEGNAPHILLGQCVEYDMGNVYDPAYTMVCKVKKSILRDIGLTLNPLI, via the coding sequence ATGGCAACACATAATTTTGAACCAACTGTTTACCACGTTGCAATCGGGGCACACGAACCGGTGCTCCATATCGACAGCGGCGATACTGTCATCACAACAACCGTTGACGCCGGTGGCGTTGATGCCGCCGGAGAGACGGTCACTGAAGGTGGTAATCCGCAGACGGGACCGTTTTATATTAATGGTGCAGCACCGGGGGATACGCTTGCTGTCCACTTTGATCGCTTAGTTCCCAATCGGAAGATGGGTAGAACCTCAACGGTAATTGCCCCGCACGTTCTAGACGCACAGTATGTAGCGTCCGATCTGCCGGAGAATGGTCGCGGAGACTGGGAGATCGATCTGGACAAATGGACAGCGACCCTCGTCTCACCGGAAACAAGCCTCGGTAGGCTTACGTTGCCGTTAGAGCCGATGGCGGGATGTTTTGGTGTTGCCCCACCGCGCAAACAGGCAATCTCCACAGCGACCTCTTCAACACACGGTGGGAACATGGACTACCGCGGTTTTTGTGAAGGTGTTACCGTCTATCTTCCTGTCTTTGTGGATGGTGCGCTGTTTCACATCGGGGATGGACATGCTGTACAAGGTGACGGTGAGATTGTCGGAACCGGGATTGAGATCTCGTTTGACGTGCAGTTTACAGTCAACGTAATTAAAGGCAAAGAGATCGGTTGGCCCCGCGCGGAAAACGACGACTACATCCTAACGGCTGGAAATGCACGCCCCTTGGATCAGTGTGTGCAGCACGCCACGACGGAAATGGTTCGTTGGCTTAACGAACTCGGCTTGGAGGGCAACGCACCCCATATCCTACTCGGTCAGTGTGTGGAGTACGATATGGGCAACGTCTATGACCCAGCGTATACGATGGTCTGCAAGGTGAAAAAGAGCATCTTGCGGGATATTGGTTTAACCCTGAACCCGCTGATCTGA
- a CDS encoding type II toxin-antitoxin system HicB family antitoxin gives MLTYKAMYKLLDEGVHAEVLDFPGVITCGKDIEEARRLLASALVDMAETNLLHGESLPQPDPTCTDPEADLEEPIYLLLQSTSRVTLVPQDAVP, from the coding sequence ATGTTGACTTACAAAGCGATGTACAAGTTACTAGATGAAGGTGTTCATGCGGAAGTGCTTGATTTTCCGGGTGTCATCACTTGTGGTAAAGATATAGAAGAAGCACGACGACTGTTAGCAAGTGCCTTGGTTGATATGGCAGAGACAAACTTATTACATGGCGAGTCCCTTCCACAACCTGATCCAACTTGTACAGATCCGGAGGCGGATTTAGAAGAACCAATTTACCTCTTGCTTCAGTCTACATCTCGTGTGACCTTGGTTCCGCAGGACGCTGTTCCATGA